In Pseudodesulfovibrio sp. S3, one DNA window encodes the following:
- a CDS encoding SHOCT domain-containing protein translates to MIFKNMPIFFTGFLDFLDSPQWRAWPFNSGYGEHVLPAIARLAFITLIMGVILLFLRLLFGPGGPLRDKELEEEARQETQRERAETEALFARGELTELEYKTRMKSLKD, encoded by the coding sequence ATGATATTCAAGAATATGCCCATATTTTTTACTGGCTTCCTGGACTTTTTGGACAGCCCGCAATGGCGTGCATGGCCATTTAACTCAGGCTATGGCGAACACGTACTGCCCGCAATAGCACGCTTGGCATTCATCACTCTCATCATGGGCGTCATCCTTCTCTTCCTGCGCCTGCTCTTCGGCCCCGGAGGCCCGCTCAGGGACAAGGAGCTTGAAGAAGAGGCCCGACAGGAAACGCAACGCGAACGAGCGGAAACGGAAGCGCTCTTTGCCAGGGGCGAACTTACGGAACTGGAATACAAGACACGCATGAAAAGCCTCAAAGACTGA
- a CDS encoding YcaO-like family protein, producing the protein MIELKDCFKTFTTDQDKACNPKETVERVKGVLTEKCRGVLAQTDRVDTGRLGIPVFVSECGPEAREIMPTRKQMGKGASPEQAEASALMELVERYSFFSFWADSTNFIEATWSEAGERWPGQVMDIDHVIGSVNEDISREKAVRLMDLVSWKYHPAYNVSTGKEEYAPLDWFKKLNEFNGSSAGNTFEESIFQGACELVERHVCALVDRSRQITPTIDPASFNDPVLLRLAECFEKNGITLILKDFTLGFPVPTVAAVAWDRKTFPALSEIVFTAGSAATPVKAAIRAVTEVAQLAGDFETSRVYEASGLPKFTDLEQVRWLEQGVVVPLESLPSVEDDNILNELMTLARGLLEKGNTLYTVDTRHPDLMVTTNYSFVPGFDFRERTPHRSIGLFVGRILAEEVDFDTALEGLDVVGEIYPDAYFLPFFRGLLALRMGDPLYAAGQFEEAEPMQPAAEEQALTAFYQAYALSQVEEWESVVGHLERAIGLDSECKEFFNLLGVAHFKGGRYQDAAANFQASLDIDSGSPHDLANLGLCHKFMGHREEASYYLRAALDMEPTLGYAQEHLDELVES; encoded by the coding sequence GTGATAGAACTCAAGGACTGTTTCAAGACATTTACTACGGATCAGGACAAGGCGTGTAATCCCAAGGAGACCGTCGAGCGGGTCAAAGGTGTTCTCACTGAGAAGTGTCGGGGCGTTTTGGCGCAGACCGACCGGGTGGATACCGGGAGGCTCGGGATTCCCGTGTTCGTCAGCGAATGCGGCCCTGAGGCGCGAGAGATCATGCCCACCCGGAAGCAGATGGGCAAAGGCGCTTCCCCGGAGCAAGCCGAAGCGTCTGCGCTCATGGAGCTGGTCGAACGTTATTCCTTTTTCAGTTTCTGGGCAGACAGCACCAACTTTATTGAAGCGACCTGGTCAGAAGCTGGGGAGAGGTGGCCCGGACAGGTCATGGATATTGATCATGTCATCGGGTCAGTGAACGAGGACATTTCCCGTGAAAAGGCTGTCCGACTCATGGACCTCGTCAGTTGGAAATATCATCCGGCATACAATGTCTCTACGGGGAAAGAGGAGTATGCTCCTCTGGATTGGTTCAAGAAACTCAACGAATTCAACGGATCTTCCGCCGGAAATACCTTTGAAGAATCCATCTTCCAAGGTGCCTGCGAGTTGGTGGAACGGCATGTGTGCGCCCTTGTGGATCGTTCCCGCCAGATAACGCCGACCATTGATCCTGCCTCTTTCAACGACCCGGTTCTGCTTCGGTTGGCAGAGTGTTTCGAAAAGAACGGCATTACGCTCATTTTAAAGGATTTTACCCTTGGCTTCCCTGTTCCCACTGTGGCGGCCGTGGCCTGGGACAGAAAAACTTTCCCTGCCTTGAGTGAGATCGTGTTTACGGCCGGGTCGGCAGCCACGCCGGTCAAGGCAGCCATTCGGGCCGTGACCGAGGTGGCTCAGTTGGCGGGCGATTTTGAAACAAGCAGGGTGTACGAAGCCTCGGGCCTGCCCAAGTTTACCGATCTGGAACAGGTCAGGTGGCTGGAGCAGGGCGTTGTGGTGCCGCTCGAGTCCTTGCCCTCGGTTGAGGATGACAATATATTGAATGAATTGATGACGTTGGCCCGAGGGCTTCTGGAGAAAGGGAATACGCTGTATACCGTGGATACCCGGCATCCCGATCTGATGGTGACGACCAATTACAGTTTCGTGCCCGGTTTTGATTTTCGCGAGCGGACGCCGCATCGATCCATAGGTCTTTTCGTGGGCCGTATTCTGGCCGAAGAAGTGGATTTCGATACGGCGCTGGAAGGTCTTGACGTGGTCGGTGAGATTTACCCCGATGCGTATTTCCTGCCGTTTTTCAGGGGATTGTTGGCCTTGCGCATGGGCGACCCCCTGTATGCCGCCGGGCAATTCGAGGAAGCGGAGCCGATGCAGCCTGCCGCTGAAGAACAGGCCCTCACGGCTTTTTATCAGGCATATGCCCTGTCGCAGGTGGAGGAATGGGAAAGCGTTGTCGGACATCTGGAACGGGCCATTGGGTTAGACTCCGAATGCAAGGAATTCTTCAATCTGTTGGGCGTGGCACATTTCAAGGGCGGTCGGTATCAGGATGCCGCAGCAAATTTCCAGGCTTCACTCGACATTGACAGCGGGTCGCCGCACGATTTGGCGAATCTCGGCTTGTGCCACAAGTTTATGGGGCACCGCGAGGAAGCGTCATATTACCTGCGTGCAGCTCTTGATATGGAGCCGACCTTGGGCTATGCTCAAGAGCATCTTGATGAACTTGTGGAATCCTAG
- a CDS encoding response regulator, whose amino-acid sequence MRILIVEDEFTSRKLLTALLSDSGDCDTASDGVECVSAFRKAVEEGKPYDLVCMDIMMPNKDGHQALKDIRAIEQEMGVPSADEAKVIMITALNDPKTVVKAYYKGGAAAYLPKPIEVESLYAILRDLALID is encoded by the coding sequence ATGCGTATCTTGATAGTCGAAGATGAATTCACCAGCCGAAAGCTGTTGACCGCGCTGCTGTCCGATTCTGGTGACTGCGATACGGCTTCAGATGGTGTTGAGTGCGTCAGCGCTTTCCGCAAGGCTGTCGAAGAAGGCAAACCCTATGATTTGGTTTGCATGGATATAATGATGCCCAACAAGGACGGGCATCAGGCCTTGAAAGACATACGCGCCATTGAACAGGAAATGGGAGTGCCTTCCGCCGATGAGGCAAAAGTCATCATGATTACCGCCCTCAACGACCCCAAGACCGTGGTCAAGGCCTATTACAAGGGCGGAGCTGCGGCGTATCTTCCAAAACCCATCGAGGTGGAAAGCCTCTATGCGATCCTTCGCGATTTGGCGCTCATCGATTGA
- a CDS encoding TIM44-like domain-containing protein: protein MQKNYFAILSVWAGRTVCSFHRAVLLTLVAATPALAQEAPASRSGSVLNILLLAGIAYFLIRMFRRRSGNDKGRPDRWSRPDSDVDRGADEVERPELKTMDRHEAARQAWSMLSSEGNAKAAPASAPAAPPELGDGFNEAEFLEGAKIFFSRFQQSVGEQDFQAIRDFMSDEIYAAATTGTGRERTEIMLVSAKLMEMKSDGNRTVASVFYDAQLRVGDTGRPVQLRTVWEFSRDDGVPNGLWVLEKINSIDQ, encoded by the coding sequence ATGCAAAAAAACTATTTCGCAATTTTGTCTGTCTGGGCGGGGCGAACGGTCTGTTCATTCCATAGGGCCGTGTTGCTGACCCTTGTGGCCGCTACGCCAGCTCTGGCTCAGGAGGCTCCTGCAAGTCGATCCGGCAGCGTCCTTAATATTCTTCTGCTCGCAGGCATAGCCTACTTCCTTATCCGGATGTTTCGCCGGAGGTCAGGCAACGACAAAGGGCGTCCCGACAGGTGGTCCCGGCCAGACAGTGATGTGGACCGCGGAGCCGATGAGGTCGAACGCCCGGAGCTAAAGACCATGGACAGGCACGAGGCTGCGCGGCAGGCATGGAGCATGCTGAGTTCGGAGGGCAATGCGAAGGCGGCTCCGGCTTCAGCCCCGGCTGCTCCTCCCGAACTGGGTGACGGTTTTAACGAAGCCGAGTTTCTGGAAGGGGCAAAAATATTTTTTTCCCGCTTCCAGCAGTCTGTTGGCGAGCAGGATTTTCAAGCCATCCGGGACTTCATGTCAGATGAAATCTATGCCGCAGCTACAACCGGGACAGGCCGTGAACGGACCGAGATCATGTTGGTCAGCGCCAAGCTCATGGAGATGAAATCCGACGGCAACCGGACCGTGGCTTCGGTTTTTTATGACGCACAGCTTCGTGTGGGTGACACCGGCAGGCCGGTTCAACTGCGCACCGTGTGGGAATTTTCCCGTGATGATGGTGTCCCGAACGGGCTGTGGGTTTTGGAAAAAATCAATTCAATAGATCAATAG
- a CDS encoding HD domain-containing protein, translating into MSLPRHIDFFTSFATKHFSGEAENDYHIRLKLDHSLRVLDDARAIISAENITGHVAELTTLSALYHDIGRFPQFAQYGTFKDVDSINHGRMGVLALRSQELPGGFSKEDWKLIRASIGLHNAKEINPRTNDPLRTMVNVTRDADKLDIFSIILAHLGQKNGPNTVVIHSLEEHPAKYSRTIYETTLAGATCDYGALRYSNDFILLLISWVFSLNYITSIRLLSCRGLIEHAFSLLPKNDEIQTLEKKVHIFIHYKNL; encoded by the coding sequence ATGTCACTGCCTCGCCACATCGATTTTTTTACCAGCTTCGCCACCAAACACTTCTCCGGCGAAGCCGAAAACGATTACCATATCCGCCTGAAACTTGATCACTCGCTCCGAGTGCTTGACGATGCCCGTGCCATCATCAGTGCAGAGAACATAACCGGGCATGTCGCCGAACTGACAACCCTATCCGCCCTATACCATGACATAGGACGATTCCCTCAGTTTGCCCAATATGGCACGTTCAAGGATGTCGACTCCATCAACCACGGACGCATGGGGGTGCTTGCACTCCGAAGCCAGGAACTGCCCGGTGGATTCTCAAAGGAAGACTGGAAGCTTATTCGAGCATCGATAGGACTGCACAACGCCAAAGAGATCAACCCCCGGACAAATGATCCGCTGCGAACGATGGTGAACGTGACACGTGATGCAGACAAACTCGATATCTTCTCCATAATCCTGGCCCATCTCGGCCAGAAAAATGGCCCGAACACGGTGGTTATCCACAGCCTCGAAGAGCACCCTGCGAAGTACTCCAGGACCATTTATGAAACGACTCTCGCCGGCGCCACCTGCGACTATGGGGCACTGCGCTACAGCAACGACTTTATCCTTCTTCTCATATCGTGGGTGTTCAGTCTCAATTACATCACCTCGATTCGCCTCCTTTCCTGCCGGGGGTTGATCGAACACGCCTTTTCACTTCTACCGAAAAACGATGAAATTCAGACTCTTGAAAAAAAGGTTCACATCTTTATTCATTATAAAAATTTGTGA
- a CDS encoding TusE/DsrC/DsvC family sulfur relay protein, with translation MAVVEFQGASFEVDEDGFLQKFEDWTPAWVDYVKESEGIKEISDDHQKVIDFLQDYYKKNGIAPMVRILSKVTGFKLKQIYELFPSGPGKGACKMAGLPKPTGCV, from the coding sequence ATGGCTGTTGTTGAATTCCAGGGCGCTTCTTTTGAAGTCGACGAAGACGGTTTCCTGCAGAAATTTGAAGACTGGACCCCCGCTTGGGTTGACTACGTAAAAGAGTCTGAAGGTATCAAGGAAATCTCTGATGATCACCAGAAAGTCATCGACTTCCTGCAGGATTACTACAAGAAGAACGGCATCGCTCCGATGGTCCGCATCCTCTCCAAGGTCACTGGCTTCAAGCTGAAGCAGATCTACGAACTGTTCCCGTCCGGACCTGGTAAAGGCGCCTGTAAGATGGCTGGCCTGCCCAAGCCCACCGGCTGCGTCTAG
- the rpmE gene encoding 50S ribosomal protein L31 — translation MKNDIHPTTYKAKVRCHCGYEAELLTTKGEELEVEICSNCHPFYTGKQRFVDTAGRIDRFRKKYGDLNSLTAKNK, via the coding sequence ATGAAAAACGATATCCATCCCACAACCTACAAGGCAAAAGTTCGTTGCCATTGCGGGTACGAGGCTGAATTGCTGACCACCAAAGGCGAAGAGCTTGAAGTGGAAATTTGTTCCAATTGCCATCCTTTTTACACCGGCAAGCAGCGTTTCGTCGACACTGCCGGTCGTATTGATCGCTTCCGCAAGAAGTATGGCGATCTGAACAGCCTGACCGCAAAAAACAAATAG
- a CDS encoding methyltransferase, which yields MADTFHNLEQPIGALIDIAVREFGEVVFETVSIGGHSFEVLQIKHMQKYLDKLMDKNRAGKGISLPFWAKVWPSSLILGYTLTKFPFVQGSHILEVGAGCALNSMVLAKIGYAVTVTDIEPFALLFGKINALKNGLEDKIQLRQADFTTDSLGMRFEYIIGCEVLYEEAVYEPMVAFLDSLLVENASSEILLAMDQKRQGRKFFDKACDLFSMMKSCANYKDTETGEEQVVNLFRLKRKQA from the coding sequence GTGGCGGATACCTTTCATAATCTGGAGCAGCCTATTGGTGCGCTCATCGACATTGCTGTGCGCGAGTTCGGCGAGGTCGTTTTCGAGACAGTTTCAATAGGCGGTCACTCTTTTGAGGTGCTTCAGATCAAGCACATGCAGAAATACCTCGACAAGTTGATGGACAAGAACCGGGCAGGGAAGGGCATATCCCTGCCTTTTTGGGCCAAGGTCTGGCCGTCAAGCCTGATACTCGGGTATACGCTTACCAAGTTTCCTTTTGTGCAGGGAAGCCACATCCTGGAAGTGGGAGCAGGCTGTGCCTTGAACAGCATGGTCCTTGCCAAGATCGGGTACGCCGTGACCGTCACGGACATCGAACCTTTCGCCTTGCTTTTCGGGAAGATCAATGCCTTGAAAAACGGCCTGGAGGATAAGATACAGCTTCGACAGGCCGACTTTACGACGGATTCTTTGGGGATGCGTTTTGAGTACATTATCGGCTGCGAGGTGTTGTACGAAGAGGCGGTTTACGAGCCGATGGTTGCTTTCCTGGATAGTCTCCTGGTTGAAAATGCTTCTTCGGAAATTCTTCTTGCCATGGACCAGAAGCGGCAGGGAAGGAAGTTTTTCGACAAGGCATGTGATCTGTTTTCCATGATGAAATCCTGTGCCAATTATAAGGATACCGAGACAGGAGAAGAGCAGGTGGTCAATCTGTTCCGCTTGAAGAGGAAACAGGCGTGA